A genomic window from Pecten maximus chromosome 2, xPecMax1.1, whole genome shotgun sequence includes:
- the LOC117343553 gene encoding non-classical arabinogalactan protein 31-like: MFYVFFHPSTHRLTHPSTPSIHPSIHPLTNSPIPPSIHSPTHPFMHLSIHPLTNSPIHPSIHPSIHPSTQQLTHSSIYPLNNSPIHPSTQQLTHSSIHSTTHLFTHSLTNSPIYPSTQQLTHPSIHSTTHPSIHPLNNSPIHPSIHSTTHPSIHPLNNSPIHPSIHSPIDPSIHPSILLPTRIHPSTHPSIYPSIHPPSTHPLTHPSIHPSIHPSSYPPASIHPSTHPYIYLA; the protein is encoded by the coding sequence atgttttatgtattCTTCCATCCATCCACCCATCGACTCACTCACCCTTCCAccccatccatccatccatccatccacccACTCACCAACTCACCCATTCCTCCATCTATCCACTCACCAACTCACCCATTCATGCATCTATCCATCCATCCACTCACCAACTCACCCATCCATCCATCTATCCATCCATCTATCCATCCATCCACTCAACAACTCACCCATTCATCCATCTATCCACTCAACAACTCACCCATTCATCCATCCACTCAACAACTCACCCATTCATCCATCCACTCAACAACTCACCTATTCACCCATTCACTCACCAACTCACCTATTTATCCATCCACTCAACAACTCacccatccatccatccactCAACAACTCacccatccatccatccactCAACAACTCacccatccatccatccatccactCAACAACTCacccatccatccatccactCAACAACTCgcccatccatccatccatccactCACCCATCGacccatccatccatccatccatcctcTTACCCACCCGCATCCATCCATCCACCCACCCATCCATCTATCCATCCATCCACCCACCATCCACTCATCCACTCACCCacccatccatccatccatccatccatccatcctcTTACCCACCcgcatccatccatccatccactCACCCATACATATATCTGGCTTGA